A part of Timaviella obliquedivisa GSE-PSE-MK23-08B genomic DNA contains:
- a CDS encoding type II toxin-antitoxin system VapC family toxin, with protein MLLDSNIIIYSAQPEHSQLRELVAEHSPAVSALSYLEVLGYHLLTEQQRQYFEEFFQVAQVLPISQDVLIQAVALRQQRRMTLGDAIIAGTALVHKLTLITRNVDDFRWIAKLNLLNPFDTDVSSAV; from the coding sequence GTGCTTCTTGACAGCAACATTATTATCTACTCTGCACAGCCAGAACATTCTCAGTTGCGGGAATTAGTTGCTGAGCATTCTCCTGCGGTATCAGCCCTCAGTTATCTTGAGGTATTGGGCTATCACCTCCTGACCGAACAGCAACGTCAGTACTTTGAGGAATTTTTTCAGGTTGCTCAAGTTCTGCCGATATCGCAAGATGTGTTGATTCAAGCGGTAGCTCTGCGACAACAAAGACGAATGACTTTAGGAGATGCGATTATTGCAGGGACTGCATTGGTGCATAAGTTAACATTGATCACCAGAAACGTAGATGATTTTCGTTGGATTGCTAAACTTAATCTGCTGAATCCGTTTGATACTGATGTATCCAGCGCGGTCTAA